The Candidatus Tumulicola sp. region CGCTCCCGCCATTTTTCGCTTGCGCCGGCGGCGGCGCCGTTTCGGATCGGCGACGGAAGCGTCGGGTGTTGGCACGTCGACCGGCGTGTCGCCGACTGGCATTGCTTCGTCCGGCGTCTCCGCGACGACGGGCGTTTTGGAACCGGATGTTTCCCCATCGAGCGTTTCGCCTGCGGGCGCGTCGGGATCGATATCGGCCGGCGCGGCCGCGACGATTGGAGCCGCCGCGACGATCGGTGCCGCCGCGTGCCCGTTGCCGGAGCGGTTGACCGCGAGAATCGGAATGTTGGCCAGCATCGCCAGCGATTTATCTTGCTGTTCGAACGTGACGTCGATCTT contains the following coding sequences:
- the minE gene encoding cell division topological specificity factor MinE is translated as MIDFFRKLFGQSGSSSTAKERLRLVLMTDHLELAPDMVEAMKRDLVDVISRYVEVDREKIDVTFEQQDKSLAMLANIPILAVNRSGNGHAAAPIVAAAPIVAAAPADIDPDAPAGETLDGETSGSKTPVVAETPDEAMPVGDTPVDVPTPDASVADPKRRRRRRKRKMAGAPQSPEAAPAP